The Sediminispirochaeta smaragdinae DSM 11293 genome has a segment encoding these proteins:
- a CDS encoding M15 family metallopeptidase, whose protein sequence is MKSSRFTTTYRAVFLICIIFFFRVIAARAQTGTQVDPRSVFSELRILKRAYPDIVFSISYDTMVEDWKITIEANEKSTSLYWADGRYVRSDQYDEKERYRLLIYPYRIELMDPATLSPEQIAAIESFGSTKRRSRAPVSNTAFFDAIYDSATRSSVESHIVKFTFLGKQINVHEKITGPLKRVETKILQLARNDSAVKEFTESIASMHGYAWREVRDTAGRSFHSMGLALDMLPSHGEGKVIYWLWEKNSGNETWMLVPLDKRWMPPDSVLSAFEEEGFIWGGKWPVWDNMHFEYRPELIISARENERKSE, encoded by the coding sequence ATGAAAAGCAGTAGATTTACAACAACATACAGAGCGGTGTTCCTTATCTGCATCATCTTTTTCTTCCGGGTGATTGCGGCACGTGCACAAACAGGAACACAAGTGGATCCGCGTTCCGTCTTCTCGGAACTCAGGATCCTCAAGCGGGCCTATCCCGATATAGTATTTTCCATCTCCTACGACACTATGGTGGAGGACTGGAAGATCACCATAGAGGCCAATGAGAAGAGCACCTCACTCTATTGGGCGGACGGCCGCTATGTACGGTCCGATCAGTATGATGAGAAAGAACGCTACCGCCTTCTCATCTATCCGTACCGTATAGAGCTCATGGATCCCGCAACCCTTTCGCCCGAACAGATAGCCGCCATCGAATCCTTCGGTTCAACGAAACGGCGCAGCAGGGCGCCGGTATCAAACACCGCCTTCTTCGATGCCATCTACGATAGCGCAACGCGCAGCTCGGTCGAAAGCCATATCGTAAAGTTCACCTTTCTGGGAAAACAGATTAATGTGCATGAGAAGATCACCGGTCCGCTCAAGCGGGTCGAGACCAAAATCTTGCAGCTTGCCCGAAACGACAGCGCGGTAAAGGAGTTCACGGAGAGCATTGCGAGCATGCACGGTTACGCGTGGCGAGAGGTCCGCGATACCGCAGGGCGCTCCTTTCACAGCATGGGGCTGGCACTGGACATGCTGCCTTCTCATGGGGAGGGCAAAGTCATATACTGGCTTTGGGAAAAAAACAGCGGGAACGAGACATGGATGCTTGTGCCGCTGGATAAACGGTGGATGCCTCCCGATTCGGTTCTTTCGGCCTTCGAAGAAGAAGGCTTTATCTGGGGAGGAAAGTGGCCTGTTTGGGATAATATGCATTTTGAATATCGACCCGAACTGATCATCTCTGCCAGAGAAAACGAAAGGAAAAGCGAATGA